One Halichondria panicea chromosome 6, odHalPani1.1, whole genome shotgun sequence genomic window carries:
- the LOC135337228 gene encoding uncharacterized protein LOC135337228: MLSRRILSWAVLLLTLATVTRSEHYHIVDSTDLCHDYRNGTCFTLEQLVQTDLLSGGNNLTLSFLPGDHVLTEQLLIRNFSHVQITGQNKSATVVEFNGNGAIRFVSITELSIEHLGFVGANVGPQNSHQGFTIDSANDVYINNCYFMDFDLLNQADTVKIVNTKTTIIESTLFINNTGRALHVEADDVYITNSVFTRNDEGAFYSESNNAQINNTEFNYNSALTGGAVEVISGTVAITWCNFTNNKASQDGGAFHVGSGSSVNISNCEVTNNSADGNGGAIYAGSGSVFISDSTLTNNSAHVSGGAIGVYFGSVIISDCTLTNSSANKYGGAINVHTASVSIFDSTLTNNRAIDRSGGAIDNYSGNVSISDSTLTNNTANRDGGAIDNHHSGNVSISNSELTNNSADYEGGAIENYSGNVSIFDSILANNSAKMGGGAIGGNSGTITTISDSTLTNNNAGSNGGAIDNYSGSMSISYSTLTNNTANRSGGAIDNHHSGNVSISNSELTNNSAKRGGGAIGGNSGTITTISDSTLANNRANFGGAIYVTSGNVFIFDSMLEKNSAHWNGGAIHIIYSSRVTISDSTLTKNTAGSWGGAINVDSSTVSISDSTLTNNNAGSNGGAIDNYSGSMFISYSTFTNNSADNGGAIGVTSSSMTISYSSLTNNRADANGGAIHGDLGSTVYISDCTLKSNGATSGGGIFLSVGTLIVNEPIKINFNAAKQDGGGIYAHSSRVEFQYSSNIKRTEIVGNIALNGGGVYAVATTIKLTQSHINIDSNTATAKGGGVFLRQSSRLYLLKNYYEDVAQKPLVSLLINSNLARYGGGIFVADDTESGACRAGATETGAIQTIFEDCFIQTINLNEPKLKINHFNTFMTNNIATRSGADIYGGLLDRCTASQNAEYHTSSNGLDYINKTVKPSIELSISSSPVQVLFCNYSNDYVFTRKGHKYKISVMAVDQVRNPINATIISSVITTSGVGRLKEGQTEQTVGNQCTELEYNVFSKDSSAQMELYAKGPCINLGISRQLIDISFLPCTCPIGLKPIQSDIECKCDCDPVLQQDYLITNCSEKNGTIKLESNIWIRGANTTNGTGYVVSNCTFDYCVQKPVDISLSNPNKQCAYNRSGVLCGECEPGLSLVLATSNCKECSNLFLLLLIPFALAGILLVALILILNITIATGNIYGLIFYTNIVAANRVIFLPNLNNFLTVFISWLNLDLGIEICFYDGMNSQAKVLLQLMFPAYLFFLMFLIIILSKYFDLFSKLLSNRNPVAALGTLVLLSYSKLLRFIIAALQYRVLYYPNDTSDIVWLNDGNVQYFTPDHIPRFVAAAIILIAGGLFTVLLFFGQWFPRCSKVMKWTKNTKYIGFMDTYHAPFTPKHRYWVGLLLFALIAHNLVTAMAPDIYLPILSSGVLSFGLIGWKLLNNRLYKNTFCGSLETLYLLNIATLAFGTFYIKDTQKNQSVLANTSMAISFTLFVTTLCYHFYQFVLKKSNTWLKIEDTIRNLRASAAHRRLRRANNGQEMYQLVADENDDDELLEIADNYEQRDPVDPPYTDGAMEEANPDCYITPPIIRPVMRPDQLRLSYMDELAPTTTEDYTPTPPPQRVNRRPVVTHTEIDPIRKEI, encoded by the coding sequence AGATACAGTAAAAATTGTTAATACTAAAACTACAATAATTGAGAGCACTCTCTTTATAAACAACACTGGTCGGGCACTGCACGTTGAGGCtgatgatgtgtacataacAAATAGTGTGTTCACTAGAAATGATGAAGGTGCATTTTACAGCGAGTCAAACAACGCACAGATCAACAACACAGAGTTCAACTACAACAGTGCATTGACTGGAGGAGCAGTAGAAGTGATATCTGGTACTGTAGCGATCACTTGGTGTAACTTTACAAATAACAAAGCTTCTCAGGATGGTGGAGCGTTTCATGTTGGCTCAGGCAGTAGTGTGAACATCTCCAATTGTGAGgtaacaaacaacagtgctgacgggaatggtggagcgatttatgcTGGCTCAGGCAGTGTGTTTATCTCTGACAgcacactgacaaacaacagtgctcaTGTgagtggtggagcgattggtgTTTACTTTGGCAGTGTGATCATTTCCGATTGCACTCTGACAAACAGTAGTGCTAACAAgtatggtggagcaattaatGTTCACACAGCCAGTGTTTCCATCTTTGACAGCACActaacaaacaacagagctatAGATAGGAGTGGTGGAGCAATTGATAATTACTCAGGCAATGTGTCCATCTCCGACAGCACACTAACAAACAATACTGCTAACAGggatggtggagcgattgatAATCATCACTCAGGCAATGTATCCATCTctaacagtgagctgacaaacaacagtgctgactatgAAGGTGGAGCAATTGAAAATTACTCAGGCAATGTGTCTATCTTTGACAGTATCCTGGCAAATAACAGTGCTAAAATgggtggtggagcgattggtgGTAACTCAGGCACTATCACCACCATCTCCGACAGCacgctgacaaacaacaaCGCTGGCTCAAATGGTGGAGCAATCGATAATTACTCAGGCAGTATGTCCATCTCTTACAGCACACTAACAAACAATACTGCTAACAGGAGTGGTGGAGCAATTGATAATCATCACTCAGGCAATGTATCCATCTctaacagtgagctgacaaataaCAGTGCTAAAAGGGGTGGTGGAGCAATTGGTGGTAACTCAGGCACTATCACCACCATCTCCGACAGCACACTGGCTAACAACAGAGCTAACtttggtggagcgatttatgttACCTCAGGCAATGTGTTCATCTTCGACAGCATGCTGGAAAAAAACAGTGCTCACTggaatggtggagcgattcaCATCATATACTCAAGCAGGGTAACAATTTCAGATAGTACACTGACAAAAAACACAGCTGGTAGTTGGGGTGGAGCTATTAATGTGGACTCAAGCACTGTGTCTATCTCCGACAGCacgctgacaaacaacaaCGCTGGCTCAAATGGTGGAGCGATCGATAATTACTCAGGCAGTATGTTCATCTCCTACAGCACATttacaaacaacagtgctgacaatggtggagcaattggtGTTACCTCAAGCAGTATGACCATCTCCTATAGCtcactgacaaacaacagagctgacgCAAATGGTGGAGCAATTCATGGTGACCTTGGCAGTACTGTGTACATCTCCGACTGTACGCTCAAAAGCAACGGAGCTACTTCTGGAGGAGGAATATTTCTGAGTGTGGGTACACTAATAGTAAATGAGCCAATAAAGATCAATTTTAATGCAGCAAAACAGGATGGTGGAGGAATTTATGCTCATTCAAGTAGAGTTGAATTTCAATATTCTTCCAATATTAAACGGACTGAGATTGTTGGCAACATTGCTTTGAATGGTGGAGGTGTTTATGCAGTAGCTACAACCATTAAACTAACTCAATCACACATTAACATTGACTCAAACACAGCAACTGCTAAAGGAGGTGGAGTGTTTCTGCGGCAAAGTTCAAGACTGTACTTATTAAAAAATTACTATGAAGATGTGGCACAAAAGCCATTGGTCTCATTACTGATCAACAGCAATTTGGCTCGGTACGGAGGGGGAATATTTGTTGCGGATGACACGGAGAGTGGTGCCTGCAGAGCAGGGGCCACAGAAACTGGTGCTATTCAAACTATTTTTGAGGATTGCTTTATTCAAACAATCAACTTGAATGAACCCAAATTGAAAATAAACCACTTCAACACATTCATGACTAACAACATAGCTACTCGATCAGGAGCAGACATCTATGGAGGTctgttggacaggtgtacagCAAGTCAAAATGCTGAATATCACACTTCTTCAAATGGATTAGACTACATAAATAAAACTGTAAAACCCTCCATCGAATTATCAATATCTTCTTCGCCTGTTCAAGTACTTTTTTGTAACTATTCAAATGACTATGTTTTTACAAGAAAAGGACACAAGTATAAaatcagtgttatggctgttgaccaaGTTAGAAATCCAATTAATGCCACAATTATCAGTTCTGTTATCACTACGAGTGGAGTTGGtcgtctcaaagaaggacagaCTGAACAAACagttggcaatcagtgcacagaattagagtacaatgtattctcaaAAGACAGCTCTGCTCAGATGGAACTCTATGCCAAGGGTCCATGCAtcaatttgggaatttcaagaCAACTTATTGATATTTCTTTTCTACCCTGCACATGTCCTATTGGGCTCAAGCCAATTCAGTCCGATATTGAATgtaagtgtgactgtgatccagtcTTGCAACAAGATTATCTGATAACAAACTGTTCTGAGAAAAATGGAACTATAAAACTGGAAAGTAACATATGGATAAGAGGTGCAAATACCACCAACGGAACAGGTTATGTTGTTAGcaactgtacatttgactattgtgtacAAAAACCAGTCGACATTAGTCTAAGCAACCCTAATAAACAGTGCgcctacaatcgaagtggtgttttatgtggagaatgtgaaccaggactAAGTCTTGTGTTGGCTACGTCAAACTGTAAAGAATGCTCTAATCTTTTCCTTCTTTTGCTAATCCCATTTGCGCTAGCTGGCATATTGCTAGTTGCTTTAATTCTCATACTCAATAttactatagcaactggaaaTATTTATGGCCTTATTTTCTATACCAACATAGTAGCTGCTAATAGAGTGATTTTCTTGCCTAATTTAAATAACTTTTTAACAGTTTTCATATCATGGTTGAATCTTGACTTGGGAATTGAGATATGCTTTTAtgatggaatgaactctcaagcaAAAGTGCTCCTTCAACTTATGTTTCCAGCTTACTTGTTTTTTCTTATGTTTCTTATTATCATTCTGAGCAAGTATTTTGACTTATTttcaaagctcctctccaacaggaatCCAGTTGCTGCCCTCGGCACACTcgtcctactctcttattccaaactcttacggtttatcattgctgcactGCAATACAGGGTTTTATATTATCCTAATGACACAAGTGACATAGTTTGGTTAAATGATGGCAATGTACAATACTTCACTCCTGATCACATCCCTCGGTTTGTTGCTGCAGCCATAATCCTCATTGCTGGtggattgttcactgtactgctcttctttggacaatggtttccaCGCTGCTCCAAGGTTATGAAATGGACCAAAAATACAAAGTACATTGGCTTCATGGACacataccatgctccattcactcccaaacatcgctactgggtgggactgctaCTCTTTGCTCTGATTGCTCATAATCTAGTAACTGCTATGGCTCCAGACATTTACCTCCCTATTCTATCATCTGGAGTTCTATCCTTTGGACTAATTGGATGGAAACTATTGAATAATCGTTTGTATAAAAATACATTCTGTGGTTCCCTCGAAACTCTATATCTGCTCAATATTGCTACTCTAGCATTTGGCACCTTCTATATCAAAGATACCCAAAAAAATCAGTCAGTACTAGCCAATACTTCAATGGCTATATCATTCACCCTATTTGTCACAACACTATGTTATCACTTTTACCAATTCGTACTCAAGAAGAGTAATACGTGGCTGAAGATAGAGGACACCATAAGAAACTTACGAGCTAGTGCTGCACACAGGAGACTCCGACGAGCTAACAATGGCCAGGAAATGTATCAGCTGGTAGCCGATGAAAACGATGACGATGAATTACTTGAAATAGCAGACAACTATGAACAAAGAGACCCCGTGGACCCACCTTACACTGATGGAGCCATGGAAGAAGCTAACCCTGATTGCTACATCACTCCTCCTATAATTAGACCAGTTATGAGGCCAGACCAGCTGAGACTATCCTACATGGATGAACTAGCTCCCACCACCACCGAGGACTATACACCAACTCCTCCCCCTCAAAGAGTCAACCGTCGTCCTGTAGTTACGCACACGGAAATTGACCCCATACGCAAGGAAATATGA
- the LOC135337229 gene encoding uncharacterized protein LOC135337229, with the protein MQSKSILSWLVLLTLATVTRSEHYHIVPVDSTDLCDEYRNGTCFALEQLVQTDLLSAGGDNLTLSFLPGDHVLTEQLLIRNVRHVHLTGQNTSTTAVGFHGTMRFDSTAKLNIEHLGFVGANVGPQNFDQSLFIDGAHDIYINNCYFMDFNQVETHILKIVNAQTATIESTFFMNNTGWALQVEAEDVYITDSEFTRNDGGAVDIESNNFLINNTEFNYNSAESGGAVKVVSGTVVITWCNFTNNKASWSGGAIYAAGSGSVSIFDSRLTNNRASYGGVIYVDSGSVSISDSELTNNRADRGCGGAINAGSGSSVSISDSTLTNNRALYGGAIYVTLCSLFISNSELTINRAGWSGGAIAASGSFLSISDNTLTNNTANYGGAIYVESSSVSISDSGLTNNRADGTGGAINLLTGRVSISDSTLTNNRAENAGVISVTLGNVSISDSTLTNNRADEVGSGAIDVLEFSTLIIHNTVISNNIDSLNIQQSNVIFTGINIVRNNNGPINAFNSRMEFNGPTTLSNNRGVFGGAINADQSHIYININNGMIISNNTATYGGGIFLRESTIFVNETIQIYQNTAHQDGGGIYAYSSRVEFQSLVVSDFPPNKESEIAHNIAENGGGIYAVATTIELSRSHVNIDSNTATTSGGGVYLQQSSKLYLFKKKPEYQSYYVRLVINNNSAEYGGGIFVADDTESGACRVGATKNDATKIIFADCFIQTIRLHSAKSINQNYFNTFMTNNTATQSGADIYGGLLDRCIASKNAEYNISLNGLDYIRNTIEVSTEPPSISSRPVRVVVCNNSHISTRKGHAFKIRVMAVDEVGNAVNAKIHSSVVSESGVGRLKEGQAEQTVGNQCTELEYNVFSNESSTQMELYAEGPCINLGISRKLVNIYFQPCTCPIGLKPIMSHIECKCDCDPDLQTEEYQITNCSEENETIKLESNNNIWIEFINTTKKTGYVVSNCAFDYCVEKPVHISLSNPDEQCAYNRSGVLCGECEPGLSLVLATSNCKECSNLYLLLLIPFALAGILLVALILVLNITIATGNIHGLIFYANIVAANRAIFSPSLNNFLTIFVSWVNLDLGIDTCFYDEMNSQAKALLQLIFPAYLFFLIFLIIILSKYFDSFAKLLSNRNPVAALGTLVLLSYSKFLRFIVAALQFTYLHYPDGSIKIVWLFDGNVQYFTPTHIPQFVAAIIILIAGGLFTVLLFFGQWLPQCSKVMIWTKNTKYIGFMDAYHAPFTPKHRYWVGLLLFALIAHNLVAAMATDTSLPVLSAGCIAFGLISLNNLVYKKQFNKYLETFFLLNLGILSISTSYVVETHQQQETLTIVSMSIAFILFVTIISYHFHHFVLKKTKVWLKIKEVVKDIETKLRAGVADKRLRQANNGRVMYQLVVDENDDDELLEVLDDYEQRDPVDPPYTNGAAVEKADPDRYITPPNIILATRPDQLRLSYMDELSPLTTEDYRPAPPPLRVNLRSIVTHTEIDLIHNQV; encoded by the coding sequence ATGCAGTCTAAGAGTATTCTCAGCTGGTTAGTGCTACTgaccctagctactgttaccaggagtgagcactatcacattgtgccagtggattcaaccGACTTGTGTGATGAATATcgaaatggaacttgtttcgctctcgagcagcttgttcaaacagacCTATTATCCGctggtggagacaatctcaccttgagctttctacctggagatcatgttTTAACTGAGCAGTTATTGATTCGTAACGTTAGACATGTGCATTTAACTGGCCAGAACACAAGTACAACTGCAGTTGGATTCCATGGTACAATGCGTTTTGATAGTACTGCTAAATTAAATATTGAACACTTGGGTTTTGTTGGAGCGAATGTTGGACCACAAAACTTTGATCAAAGTTTATTCATTGATGGTGCCCATGATATCTATATCAACAACTGCTACTTTATGGACTTCAATCAGGTAGAAACCCACATACTTAAGATTGTTAATGCTCAAACTGCGACAATTGAGAGCACTTTCTTTATGAACAACACTGGTTGGGCACTGCAAGTTGAGGCTGAGGATGTGTACATAACAGATAGTGAGTTCACTAGAAACGATGGAGGTGCAGTTGACATTGAATCAAACAACTTTCTGATCAACAACACAGAGTTCAACTACAACAGTGCTGAGAGTGGAGGAGCAGTAAAAGTGGTATCTGGTACTGTAGTGATCACTTGGTGTAACTTCACAAATAACAAAGCTTCTTGgagtggtggagcgatttatgcTGCTGGctcaggcagtgtgtccatcttcGACAGTaggctgacaaacaacagagctagcTATGGTGGAGTGATTTATGTTGACTCAGGCAGTGTTTCTATCTCtgacagtgagctgacaaataaTAGAGCTGACAGAGGGTGCGGTGGAGCGATTAATGCTGGCTCAGGCAGTAGTGTGTCTATCTCCGACAGtacgctgacaaacaacagagctctctatggtggagcaatttatgTTACTTTATGTAGTTTGTTTATCTctaacagtgagctgacaattAATAGGGCTGGCTGGAGTGGTGGAGCAATTGCTGCCTCAGGCAGTTTTTTGTCCATCTCTGACAAtacgctgacaaacaacacagctaactatggtggagcgatttatgttGAATCAAGCAGTGTGTCTATCTCTGACAGTgggctgacaaacaacagagccgACGGGActggtggagcgattaatCTACTCACAGGCCGTGTATCCATTTCTGACAGCACattgacaaacaacagagctgaaaATGCTGGAGTGATTAGTGTTACGTTAGGCAATGTGTCCATCTCCGACAGTACTctcacaaacaacagagctgatgAGGTTGGATCCGGAGCAATTGACGTTTTGGAATTCTCCACCTTGATCATACACAACACTGTCATCAGTAATAACATAGATAGTTTGAACATTCAACAATCAAATGTGATATTCACGGGAATAAATATTGTCAGAAATAACAATGGTCCCATCAATGCTTTCAATAGTCGAATGGAGTTTAATGGACCTACAACACTCAGTAACAATCGTGGTGTGTTTGGCGGAGCCATAAACGCTGACCAGAGTCACATATACATTAACATAAATAATGGAATGATCATCAGCAACAACACGGCTACCTACGGAGGAGGgatatttctgagagagagtACAATCTTTGTAAATGAGACAATACAGATCTATCAAAACACAGCACACCAGGACGGTGGAGGCATTTATGCTTATTCTAGCAGAGTTGAGTTCCAATCATTAGTGGTAAGTGATTTTCCTCCAAATAAAGAAAGTGAGATTGCTCACAACATTGCTGAGAATGGTGGAGGTATTTATGCAGTAGCTACTACTATTGAACTAAGTCGATCACACGTTAACATCGACTCAAACACAGCAACCACTAGTGGAGGTGGAGTGTACCTACAGCAAAGTTCAAAACTGTACCTATTTAAAAAGAAACCTGAATATCAATCATATTATGTCAGGTTAGTGATTAACAACAACTCGGCCGAGTATGGAGGAgggatatttgtggcagatgACACCGAGAGTGGTGCCTGCAGAGTAGGGGCCACAAAAAATGATGCTACTAAAATCATTTTTGCGGActgcttcattcaaacaatTAGATTACATTCGGCCAAGAGCATTAATCAAAACTATTTCAATACATTCATGACTAATAACACAGCtacccagtcaggagcagacATCTACGGAGGTCTGTTGGACAGGTGTATAGCAAGTAAAAACGCTGAATATAACATTTCTTTGAATGGATTGGACTATATTAGAAATACCATAGAAGTCTCCACCGAACCACCATCAATCTCTTCTAGGCCTGTTCGAGTAGTTGTTTGTAACAATTCACATATTTCTACAAGAAAGGGACACGCATTTAAGATCcgagttatggctgttgacgAAGTTGGAAATGCAGTGAATGCCAAAATTCATAGTTCAGTTGTCAGTGAGAGTGGAGTTGGtcgtctcaaagaaggacaggcTGAACAAACagttggcaatcagtgcacagaattagagtacaatgtgTTCTCAAACGAAAGCTCCACTCAGATGGAACTCTATGCCGAGGGTCCATGCAtcaatttgggaatttcaagaAAACTTGTTAATATATATTTTCAACCCTGCACATGCCCTATTGGACTCAAGCCGATTATGTCCCATattgagtgcaagtgtgactgtgatccagacTTGCAAACAGAAGAATATCAGATAACAAATTGTTCTGAGGAGAATGAAACCATAAAGCTGGAAAGTAATAACAACATATGGATAGAATTCATAAATACTACCAAAAAAACAGGGTATGTTGTTAGTAACTGTGcatttgactattgtgtagAAAAACCAGTTCACATCAGTCTAAGCAACCCTGACGAACAGTGTGCatacaatcgaagtggtgtcttgtgtggagaatgtgaaccaggactGAGTCTTGTACTGGCTACGTCAAACTGTAAAGAATGCTCTAATCTTTACCTTCTTTTACTAATCCCATTTGCATTGGCAGGTATATTGCTAGTTGCTTTAATTCTCgtgctcaacatcactatagcaactggaaaCATTCATGGCCTTATTTTTTACGCCAACATAGTAGCTGCTAATAGAGCAATTTTCTCTCctagtttaaacaactttttaACCATTTTTGTatcatgggtgaatcttgacttAGGAATCGACACGTGCTTTTACGATGAAATGAACTCTCAAGCAAAAGCGCTTCTTCAACTTATCTTTCCCGCTTACTTGTTTTTTCTAATCTTCTTAATAATCATTTTGAGCAAGTACtttgactcatttgcaaagctcctctccaacaggaacccagttgctgccctaggaacactcgtcctactctcttattcAAAATTCTTACGTTTCATTGTTGCTGCGCTACAATTCACATACTTACATTATCCTGATGGTTCAATCAAGATTGTTTGGTTGTTTGATGGTAATGTGCAATACTTCACTCCCACTCACATCCCTCAGTTTGTTGCTGCTATCATAATCCTCATTGCTGGtggattgttcactgtactgctTTTTTTTGGACAATGGCTTCCGCAGTGTTCAAAGGTTATGATATGGACTAAGAACACAAAATACATTGGCTTCATGgatgcataccatgctccattcactcccaagcatcgctattgggtgggactgctcctgTTTGCTCTGATTGCTCATAATCTAGTAGCTGCCATGGCTACAGACACTTCTCTCCCTGTACTATCTGCTGGGTGTATTGCATTCGGACTAATATCATTGAACAACCTAGTGTACAAAAAGCAATTTAATAAATATCTAGAAACATTTTTTCTGCTTAATCTCGGCATTCTATCTATTAGCACTTCCTATGTTGTTGAAACACACCAACAGCAAGAAACACTGACCATTGTTTCAATGTCTATAGCTTTCATCCTTTTTGTGACAATCATCAGCTACCATTTCCACCATTTCGTACTAAAGAAGACCAAAGTATGGCTCAAGATAAAGGAAGTTGTTAAGGATATCGAAACAAAATTACGAGCAGGTGTTGCAGACAAGAGACTCCGACAAGCTAACAATGGTCGGGTAATGTATCAGCTGGTAGTCGATGAAAACGATGACGATGAATTACTTGAAGTATTAGACGATTATGAACAAAGAGACCCCGTAGACCCACCTTACACGAATGGAGCTGCTGTGGAAAAAGCTGACCCTGATCGCTACATAACTCCTCCCAATATCATACTAGCCACGAGGCCGGATCAGCTGAGACTATCCTACATGGATGAACTATcccccctcaccacagaggactacagaccagcccctccccctctaaGAGTCAATCTTCGTTCTAttgttacacacacagaaatcgACCTCATACACAATCAAGTATGA